A window of the Vespula vulgaris chromosome 6, iyVesVulg1.1, whole genome shotgun sequence genome harbors these coding sequences:
- the LOC127064679 gene encoding 43 kDa receptor-associated protein of the synapse homolog isoform X3, translating to MSWESISSRDYLGGSASHQLSATALLGSPDGSRHPLDVCEFTEEDYRHQNGSGNSHYQHSRSGTGLWECLVGCRQRLDQQLARRRVEQGLKLYRAHKQQAAVRKWRGALKSIRQREDKFALLGYLYQAYMDWGKYRDSIDFGQRQLCISEELDSPNMRAEAYLNLARAHERLGALDRALDYARHSLYNECDQCATAGLVHLTVGRVHLELAGFCKALEAFQRAHKIAHSIQDPSLELQVYVGLSELFCRLQDADKSARYAARAYDLSRSLQLGDLNSRHHRAALLQMAAALRKKGELGDAHDYCSEATRLSLVSGDQASYARSIRIMGDIYRKKFDINLLVRTVRSRLSRIYGSLGDEEQKGHHERLAAAMEEDLELRCGSCNEPFGLEADSLEALPCSHILHARCAYDILKRRDKKKKRLCPDCHKSVSSRLYLHCEDPHGMNTLNHSSLSLASLRASSLATLEDCHATSSV from the exons ATGTCATGGGAGTCTATTTCGTCCAGGGATTACCTTGG TGGATCGGCGAGTCATCAGCTGTCGGCTACCGCTTTGCTGGGTAGCCCAGACGGCTCGAGACACCCTCTCGACGTTTGTGAATTCACAGAGGAGGACTATCGGCATCAAAACGGCAGTGGGAATAGTCATTACCAGCATAGCAGATCAGGTACAGGTTTATGGGAGTGTCTCGTAGGTTGCAGGCAGCGACTGGACCAGCAATTAGCTCGTCGAAGG GTAGAGCAAGGATTAAAATTGTATCGAGCGCACAAACAGCAAGCAGCCGTAAGAAAATGGAGAGGTGCATTGAAGAGTATCCGGCAACGCGAGGACAAATTCGCGCTTCTGGGCTATCTCTATCAAGCCTATATGGATTGGGGAAAGTACAG GGACAGTATCGACTTTGGTCAGAGACAGCTCTGTATCTCGGAAGAATTGGACTCGCCTAATATGCGAGCGGAAGCGTATTTGAACTTGGCCAGAGCTCACGAGAGATTAGGTGCTTTGGACAGAGCCTTGGATTATGCCAGACACAG CTTGTATAACGAGTGCGATCAGTGCGCCACTGCTGGATTAGTTCACTTAACCGTAGGCAGAGTCCACTTAGAACTAGCAGGATTCTGTAAAGCCTTGGAGGCCTTTCAAAGAGCTCACAAAATCGCCCACTCCATTCAAGATCCTTCCTTAGAGTTACAG GTATATGTCGGGCTATCGGAACTCTTCTGCAGATTACAGGATGCCGACAAGAGCGCGAGATATGCCGCGAGAGCGTACGATCTCTCGCGAAGCTTACAGCTCGGCGATTTAAATTCGCGACATCACAGAGCTGCTCTCCTTCAGATGGCCGCGGCCTtgaggaagaaaggagaactGGGTGATGCTCATGACTATTGTTCG GAAGCAACGCGACTGTCGCTCGTTTCAGGCGACCAAGCTAGCTACGCTCGGAGTATACGAATAATGGGGGAcatttatcgaaagaaattcgacATAAAT CTCTTAGTGAGGACCGTCAGGTCGAGGCTATCGCGGATTTACGGTTCCTTGGGGGacgaagaacaaaaaggaCATCACGAGAGACTCGCCGCTGCCATGGAAGAAGATTTAGAATTACGATGCGGTAGTTGCAACGAACCGTTCGGCTTGGAAGCCGATTCCCTCGAGGCATTACCTTGTTCTCACATATTACACGCCAG gTGCGCGTACGACATATTGAAAAGGCgcgacaagaaaaagaagcgtcTCTGTCCGGATTGTCATAAATCTGTCAGCTCACGACTGTACCTGCATTGCGAGGATCCACACGGCATGAATACTTTAAATCATAGTTCCTTGAGTCTGGCGTCTCTGAGGGCCAGCAGCCTAGCGACACTGGAGGATTGTCACGCCACGAGTAGCGTCTAA
- the LOC127064679 gene encoding 43 kDa receptor-associated protein of the synapse homolog isoform X1: MSWESISSRDYLGGSASHQLSATALLGSPDGSRHPLDVCEFTEEDYRHQNGSGNSHYQHSRSGTGLWECLVGCRQRLDQQLARRRVEQGLKLYRAHKQQAAVRKWRGALKSIRQREDKFALLGYLYQAYMDWGKYRDSIDFGQRQLCISEELDSPNMRAEAYLNLARAHERLGALDRALDYARHSLYNECDQCATAGLVHLTVGRVHLELAGFCKALEAFQRAHKIAHSIQDPSLELQVYVGLSELFCRLQDADKSARYAARAYDLSRSLQLGDLNSRHHRAALLQMAAALRKKGELGDAHDYCSEATRLSLVSGDQASYARSIRIMGDIYRKKFDINMGVLQKAFRQYESAMGSAAATGDRLCQMEAMDGVARCFEALRLQHKICNCRPLEFNTRLLEVAGSVGAKLLVRTVRSRLSRIYGSLGDEEQKGHHERLAAAMEEDLELRCGSCNEPFGLEADSLEALPCSHILHARCAYDILKRRDKKKKRLCPDCHKSVSSRLYLHCEDPHGMNTLNHSSLSLASLRASSLATLEDCHATSSV; encoded by the exons ATGTCATGGGAGTCTATTTCGTCCAGGGATTACCTTGG TGGATCGGCGAGTCATCAGCTGTCGGCTACCGCTTTGCTGGGTAGCCCAGACGGCTCGAGACACCCTCTCGACGTTTGTGAATTCACAGAGGAGGACTATCGGCATCAAAACGGCAGTGGGAATAGTCATTACCAGCATAGCAGATCAGGTACAGGTTTATGGGAGTGTCTCGTAGGTTGCAGGCAGCGACTGGACCAGCAATTAGCTCGTCGAAGG GTAGAGCAAGGATTAAAATTGTATCGAGCGCACAAACAGCAAGCAGCCGTAAGAAAATGGAGAGGTGCATTGAAGAGTATCCGGCAACGCGAGGACAAATTCGCGCTTCTGGGCTATCTCTATCAAGCCTATATGGATTGGGGAAAGTACAG GGACAGTATCGACTTTGGTCAGAGACAGCTCTGTATCTCGGAAGAATTGGACTCGCCTAATATGCGAGCGGAAGCGTATTTGAACTTGGCCAGAGCTCACGAGAGATTAGGTGCTTTGGACAGAGCCTTGGATTATGCCAGACACAG CTTGTATAACGAGTGCGATCAGTGCGCCACTGCTGGATTAGTTCACTTAACCGTAGGCAGAGTCCACTTAGAACTAGCAGGATTCTGTAAAGCCTTGGAGGCCTTTCAAAGAGCTCACAAAATCGCCCACTCCATTCAAGATCCTTCCTTAGAGTTACAG GTATATGTCGGGCTATCGGAACTCTTCTGCAGATTACAGGATGCCGACAAGAGCGCGAGATATGCCGCGAGAGCGTACGATCTCTCGCGAAGCTTACAGCTCGGCGATTTAAATTCGCGACATCACAGAGCTGCTCTCCTTCAGATGGCCGCGGCCTtgaggaagaaaggagaactGGGTGATGCTCATGACTATTGTTCG GAAGCAACGCGACTGTCGCTCGTTTCAGGCGACCAAGCTAGCTACGCTCGGAGTATACGAATAATGGGGGAcatttatcgaaagaaattcgacATAAAT ATGGGCGTATTGCAGAAGGCGTTTCGCCAGTACGAAAGCGCCATGGGATCTGCCGCCGCGACCGGTGATCGACTTTGCCAAATGGAAGCGATGGATGGAGTGGCTAGGTGTTTCGAGGCTCTCAGACTACAGCACAAGATATGCAACTGCCGGCCCCTTGAATTCAATACCCGCCTTCTGGAAGTAGCTGGATCCGTCGGTGCTAAG CTCTTAGTGAGGACCGTCAGGTCGAGGCTATCGCGGATTTACGGTTCCTTGGGGGacgaagaacaaaaaggaCATCACGAGAGACTCGCCGCTGCCATGGAAGAAGATTTAGAATTACGATGCGGTAGTTGCAACGAACCGTTCGGCTTGGAAGCCGATTCCCTCGAGGCATTACCTTGTTCTCACATATTACACGCCAG gTGCGCGTACGACATATTGAAAAGGCgcgacaagaaaaagaagcgtcTCTGTCCGGATTGTCATAAATCTGTCAGCTCACGACTGTACCTGCATTGCGAGGATCCACACGGCATGAATACTTTAAATCATAGTTCCTTGAGTCTGGCGTCTCTGAGGGCCAGCAGCCTAGCGACACTGGAGGATTGTCACGCCACGAGTAGCGTCTAA
- the LOC127064679 gene encoding 43 kDa receptor-associated protein of the synapse homolog isoform X2, with amino-acid sequence MSWESISSRDYLGGSASHQLSATALLGSPDGSRHPLDVCEFTEEDYRHQNGSGNSHYQHSRSGTGLWECLVGCRQRLDQQLARRRVEQGLKLYRAHKQQAAVRKWRGALKSIRQREDKFALLGYLYQAYMDWGKYRDSIDFGQRQLCISEELDSPNMRAEAYLNLARAHERLGALDRALDYARHSLYNECDQCATAGLVHLTVGRVHLELAGFCKALEAFQRAHKIAHSIQDPSLELQVYVGLSELFCRLQDADKSARYAARAYDLSRSLQLGDLNSRHHRAALLQMAAALRKKGELGDAHDYCSEATRLSLVSGDQASYARSIRIMGDIYRKKFDINKAFRQYESAMGSAAATGDRLCQMEAMDGVARCFEALRLQHKICNCRPLEFNTRLLEVAGSVGAKLLVRTVRSRLSRIYGSLGDEEQKGHHERLAAAMEEDLELRCGSCNEPFGLEADSLEALPCSHILHARCAYDILKRRDKKKKRLCPDCHKSVSSRLYLHCEDPHGMNTLNHSSLSLASLRASSLATLEDCHATSSV; translated from the exons ATGTCATGGGAGTCTATTTCGTCCAGGGATTACCTTGG TGGATCGGCGAGTCATCAGCTGTCGGCTACCGCTTTGCTGGGTAGCCCAGACGGCTCGAGACACCCTCTCGACGTTTGTGAATTCACAGAGGAGGACTATCGGCATCAAAACGGCAGTGGGAATAGTCATTACCAGCATAGCAGATCAGGTACAGGTTTATGGGAGTGTCTCGTAGGTTGCAGGCAGCGACTGGACCAGCAATTAGCTCGTCGAAGG GTAGAGCAAGGATTAAAATTGTATCGAGCGCACAAACAGCAAGCAGCCGTAAGAAAATGGAGAGGTGCATTGAAGAGTATCCGGCAACGCGAGGACAAATTCGCGCTTCTGGGCTATCTCTATCAAGCCTATATGGATTGGGGAAAGTACAG GGACAGTATCGACTTTGGTCAGAGACAGCTCTGTATCTCGGAAGAATTGGACTCGCCTAATATGCGAGCGGAAGCGTATTTGAACTTGGCCAGAGCTCACGAGAGATTAGGTGCTTTGGACAGAGCCTTGGATTATGCCAGACACAG CTTGTATAACGAGTGCGATCAGTGCGCCACTGCTGGATTAGTTCACTTAACCGTAGGCAGAGTCCACTTAGAACTAGCAGGATTCTGTAAAGCCTTGGAGGCCTTTCAAAGAGCTCACAAAATCGCCCACTCCATTCAAGATCCTTCCTTAGAGTTACAG GTATATGTCGGGCTATCGGAACTCTTCTGCAGATTACAGGATGCCGACAAGAGCGCGAGATATGCCGCGAGAGCGTACGATCTCTCGCGAAGCTTACAGCTCGGCGATTTAAATTCGCGACATCACAGAGCTGCTCTCCTTCAGATGGCCGCGGCCTtgaggaagaaaggagaactGGGTGATGCTCATGACTATTGTTCG GAAGCAACGCGACTGTCGCTCGTTTCAGGCGACCAAGCTAGCTACGCTCGGAGTATACGAATAATGGGGGAcatttatcgaaagaaattcgacATAAAT AAGGCGTTTCGCCAGTACGAAAGCGCCATGGGATCTGCCGCCGCGACCGGTGATCGACTTTGCCAAATGGAAGCGATGGATGGAGTGGCTAGGTGTTTCGAGGCTCTCAGACTACAGCACAAGATATGCAACTGCCGGCCCCTTGAATTCAATACCCGCCTTCTGGAAGTAGCTGGATCCGTCGGTGCTAAG CTCTTAGTGAGGACCGTCAGGTCGAGGCTATCGCGGATTTACGGTTCCTTGGGGGacgaagaacaaaaaggaCATCACGAGAGACTCGCCGCTGCCATGGAAGAAGATTTAGAATTACGATGCGGTAGTTGCAACGAACCGTTCGGCTTGGAAGCCGATTCCCTCGAGGCATTACCTTGTTCTCACATATTACACGCCAG gTGCGCGTACGACATATTGAAAAGGCgcgacaagaaaaagaagcgtcTCTGTCCGGATTGTCATAAATCTGTCAGCTCACGACTGTACCTGCATTGCGAGGATCCACACGGCATGAATACTTTAAATCATAGTTCCTTGAGTCTGGCGTCTCTGAGGGCCAGCAGCCTAGCGACACTGGAGGATTGTCACGCCACGAGTAGCGTCTAA